Genomic window (Sediminispirochaeta smaragdinae DSM 11293):
GTTCGGACATACCAAAACAAAACAGCGCAGGGGCCTCGCTCGGGCTTGTTTTGGTGGAATCTCTGACTGCCCAGCTTCAGGGGCACTGGGAACAATCGATAGGCGAGAACGGCAGGGGATTGAAGAATACCGTTGCTTTCCCGCTACCGTGACTGTACTGGGAGGTGCGCTTATATGGATGTTCCGATTATGTATCCGGACAGGAAACGGCTTGAGGTCGCTTATAGAAAGAGATTACCTTGCCTGGAACAAGAGCGTGAAGATCTTGAATTACAATTGAAAAACCTGCTTCAGGCAGAAGAAATAAAAGCCACGGTAAAGGGCCGGATAAAGGCCTTCGATAGTTATTATGCAAAACTTCTTCGTAAACTCTCTTCGATGCCGATGCAGAGCCTATCCGAACAAGAGATTGATACGCTTATTCAGGACCTTGTCGGTGTTCGTATCTTAACCCCTTTTCTTGAGTCTGTTACGGATATAGAACGGCTTGTACGTAGCCGTTTTTCAGTCTTTGAAGTTGAACGTAAAGGAGAGGAACAGAGCTTTTGTGAGTTCGGCTATCGTTCCATCCATTTGAATATACGTCTTGATTCCGGACAGATTTGTGAAATTCAGATACGAACGATCCTTCAGGATGCCTGGGCCGAAGTTGAGCATGAACTGGTCTATAAAGGGAGCTTCAGTCCCTTTGATGAGCCGTTGAAACGTAAACTTGCAGCCCTCAATGCGACCCTTTCGCTTTCCGATATCATTTTCCAAGAGGTTCGCGATTATCAAAGAAAGCTGAACAAGGAACTCAAGCATCGGCGGGAAACCTTCGAACGCCAAATCAAAACAGAGCTTTCAGGAACTCCTCCTCTGACGAGGATGGAAAATCCTCCTTCCTATGAAAACATCGATGATTTGGATCAATCGCTTTTACACGCTTTACAGGTTCACAATAGTGGGGATTACAGCGGGGCTGTGGTTCTCTACGGAAAGATCCTTGCCGGCTCCTTGTCTAAGGAGATCCGGGTTATAACCCTTATGCATCGCGGCATGGCCCGTTTTGCCGATGCCGACTACGCCGGGGCCGAAGAGGATTTTCTTGCGGCCCTCTCTTCGGAGGGGCATAGGGGAAAAGCCCACTACTACCTTGGAATTTTATACCGGGTAACGGGTAGGCCAGGCCAGGCCCTTAATGCCTTTTCAGCGGCTTTGGAGGTAAATCCATACCACTTCGAATCGTTGCTGGGCTCGGCTCGGGCCCTGTATGATCTTGGGGATACAGAAGAGGCTTTGAGTTACTGCAACAACGCTTTAAGGCTTATGCCTGATGACGAAGCTGCCCTCGTATTGCGGCGGACTGTAGCTAGAAAACTTGGACTTTAACCTTGCTTTCGCTTTTTTCGTTGCTTTGGATATCGGCGGCCGCGTTACGATAGGTATAAAGGAAATTGAGCAGCACCTTGTCGAAGGGCTGTTTTTTACCCTCTTCTTCGAAACGGTTGTACAAAGCCATGATGTAGTTCCGAATCTCCTCCTCTGCCTCGATTCCGTTATCCGGTTTCGATAAAAGGTGGGTGATTACCTTTCGGGCAAGTTCTGGAGAAACGCGGCTTTTACCCGATGAGAGGACGAAAAGACCTGCCGCCACACAGTTCACGCTGTGCTGCTTGAGAAAAAGGATGCTGTCGGTGATGGAGATTGCCTGTTCCCAAAGGTAATGCTTTTCGTTTTCATAGCGTGTCGGATCTTCGGCGTATCGATCGATGATGTCACAGATTTTATGGAAATTGTAGCTCACAATCTCGACATGAAGGCTCGGAACACAGAGAAGGTGAGGGTCTGATAGATGTATCAGCCTGAAATAGGGACCGCCAACATGTTTCGGCCGATCGGTGGTCGACATGCAACGTCGATAGACCTTTGCGCTTTCGAGATAGAGTTCGCTGATCCCGTCCACATAATCGCTGATATCCTGGAGCACTGGTTCACCGAATTCCCGATAGAGAAAAAGAAGGGAACGTATCCAGAGATAGGTAAATGAAAGGTAGAGCTTTACGTGTTTTGGAGAAAAGGGAATCTTTCTATCCAACGGGTGGTCGACGTCGACCACAGGGGTTTTGATCAAGCGAAGCTTTCTTGCAAACTGAAGCAGAAAAAAGTGGCGTGCTATGACATGTATGACCCGAAAGGAGGCCTTGAAACTTTTTTTTCGAGTCATGAAGATGAAGGCTCCCCAAACGGCAGGTTGTTTACTGATACGGTTTGGAACATCCATGGCTTAATATCCTATAATCTTCTTCCCAAAAAGCATATTCTGGTAGCAACGTACACAGCCGGGCATCAACCCCTTTTTGCTTTCTTTCAAAACATGGCGAAATCTTCTTGCCCGTTCGTTATTGTAAATCTGATAGAAGGAATCTTCCTTCATAATATTTCCAAGGACGTAATCGGGATAGTCGCTGCAGAAATAAACATCGCCGTTATAGTCTATATTCCCCTGGAACCAGGGAATGGAGCATTGGTCCCTGACCGGCTGCTCGAGTTGTGTATAATAGGTGTCGATTTTTTCCGGCTTGATTGCAGGGACCGTGATGATGGGGTAGCCATTTTTCATCGAATGGACCCTCTTCAGTACCTCTGCAAAAAGTTCTCCATCGATCCCTTCGTTGTATCCGTTGGCAAAGCCATCCAGACAATGGATATCGCTATCAAGCTTCTCTTTCATAAAACGCTTATGCTGTTCGATGATGCTGCTATTTGTGTATGTTCCGAGGTTGATGATATGCCATGCGATCCCGAAATCCCTTGCCGCTTCGGCCAGTTTGTCGAGGTAACGGTAGTTAAGCCGGCTGATGGTGGTGACGATGCCCATGTAGGGACGATTACTTCCTTGTAGCTTTTTTTGCTTGTTGATTTCTGCAAAACCTTCGACGACCTTTTTGTAGGAACCTGATCCACGAATCGTGTCGTTGA
Coding sequences:
- a CDS encoding tetratricopeptide repeat protein produces the protein MDVPIMYPDRKRLEVAYRKRLPCLEQEREDLELQLKNLLQAEEIKATVKGRIKAFDSYYAKLLRKLSSMPMQSLSEQEIDTLIQDLVGVRILTPFLESVTDIERLVRSRFSVFEVERKGEEQSFCEFGYRSIHLNIRLDSGQICEIQIRTILQDAWAEVEHELVYKGSFSPFDEPLKRKLAALNATLSLSDIIFQEVRDYQRKLNKELKHRRETFERQIKTELSGTPPLTRMENPPSYENIDDLDQSLLHALQVHNSGDYSGAVVLYGKILAGSLSKEIRVITLMHRGMARFADADYAGAEEDFLAALSSEGHRGKAHYYLGILYRVTGRPGQALNAFSAALEVNPYHFESLLGSARALYDLGDTEEALSYCNNALRLMPDDEAALVLRRTVARKLGL
- a CDS encoding radical SAM protein, giving the protein MKHNFSVVPEVLLKDPDMAKLLVSGFGRKRKAALVDRRFHPKTSKEMSLLTFRITPLCNLRCVMCNQRGETGVLKGDYAIQEAKKLVPIERYKRLIDEVSPHKPLFYVWGGEPFIYPDIMEFGKYVVEKGNLLSVNTNGTFLKARAEQIVRDRWHALFVSLDGFEDINDTIRGSGSYKKVVEGFAEINKQKKLQGSNRPYMGIVTTISRLNYRYLDKLAEAARDFGIAWHIINLGTYTNSSIIEQHKRFMKEKLDSDIHCLDGFANGYNEGIDGELFAEVLKRVHSMKNGYPIITVPAIKPEKIDTYYTQLEQPVRDQCSIPWFQGNIDYNGDVYFCSDYPDYVLGNIMKEDSFYQIYNNERARRFRHVLKESKKGLMPGCVRCYQNMLFGKKIIGY